The following are encoded in a window of Manihot esculenta cultivar AM560-2 chromosome 8, M.esculenta_v8, whole genome shotgun sequence genomic DNA:
- the LOC110620985 gene encoding transcription repressor OFP4 — MGNYRFRLSDMMPNAWFYKLKVMGRTRNHDTSHSMKNTPPTTATSVTAASAARPQPSKPKQPHHHHYSYPRKSYYFTRELIPNSTDPPTTTSSKQRQLKRRTILNSSSPKLVSADCSRATIWTKSSDSPPDYSASTSDTSPELGHCDSIPPEFRADLVLQTQSFDSIVAWSSSSGCNVDSNADDIIIDVDKKSLGRKFDKLDLSDFDLPPIITKPAKFNDKVEDIKKKETKVTTKYNKSSAKYEETNVHGSLSVKVVKEERVVTMKEHKSSSMRRHSVNSPGLRLRVNSPRIANRRIQAHARKSISSTSSSSNRRSLSNSLAVVKSSFDPQKDFRESMVEMIVENNIRASKDLEDLLACYLSLNSDEYHDLIIKVFKQIWFDLTKTRSK; from the coding sequence ATGGGTAACTACAGGTTCAGGTTGTCTGATATGATGCCCAATGCTTGGTTTTACAAGCTCAAGGTCATGGGCAGAACCAGAAACCATGACACCTCTCATTccatgaagaacacaccacCAACTACTGCTACCTCAGTAACTGCCGCTTCCGCTGCTCGGCCACAGCCTTCCAAACCAAAGCAACCCCACCACCACCATTACTCTTATCCACGAAAATCTTATTACTTCACCAGAGAACTTATCCCAAATTCCACAGACCCACCAACAACAACATCCTCTAAACAACGACAACTCAAGAGAAGAACTATTCTCAACTCTTCCTCTCCCAAGCTTGTCTCCGCCGATTGTAGCCGCGCCACCATCTGGACTAAATCATCAGATTCTCCGCCCGATTACTCTGCTTCTACTTCTGATACCTCTCCAGAGTTAGGCCACTGCGACTCGATCCCACCAGAATTCAGGGCTGACCTTGTTCTTCAAACTCAGTCATTTGACAGCATCGTTGCATGGTCAAGCTCTTCTGGTTGTAATGTCGATTCTAATGCTGATGATATTATAATCGATGTGGATAAGAAATCCCTTGGTAGAAAATttgataagctggatttatCTGATTTTGATCTTCCACCTATCATAACCAAGCCTGCTAAATTCAATGATAAGGTTGAGGACATCAAAAAGAAGGAGACAAAAGTGACAACCAAGTACAATAAGAGCTCAGCTAAATACGAGGAAACAAATGTTCATGGCTCCTTGTCAGTGAAGGTGGTGAAAGAAGAGAGAGTCGTCACCATGAAAGAGCATAAAAGCAGTTCCATGAGGAGACATTCTGTGAATTCCCCAGGACTAAGGCTTCGAGTGAATTCTCCAAGAATTGCGAACAGGAGAATTCAGGCACACGCTCGAAAGAGTATCTCGTCAACATCGAGTTCAAGCAACCGGAGGAGCCTTTCAAATAGCCTGGCAGTGGTGAAATCTTCATTTGATCCTCAAAAGGATTTCAGGGAGTCAATGGTAGAGATGATTGTGGAAAACAATATCAGGGCATCAAAGGACTTAGAAGACCTTCTTGCCTGTTATCTTTCTTTAAATTCCGATGAGTATCATGATCTCATTATCAAAGTTTTCAAGCAAATCTGGTTCGATTTGACAAAAACCAGGTCCAAGTAA